The following are encoded together in the Flavihumibacter fluvii genome:
- a CDS encoding TolC family protein codes for MIRFHFRLKLFVTMALMMWLLASGCRVPALTQADEKLPMPSAYDNSADTSNSADLGRKLFYASPHLDALLDTVLKNNYDLKIAMQRIQAAQATVLQSRGMLLPQVNATGSPSLRKFGLYTMDGAGNIVTDIEPGKLVPENLPDYYLGIQTSWEIDVWGKLKNRKKAAVARVLATTEGKNLVQTTLIAETAAAYYELMAEDQVLRVLDETILLQEQAVQTARIQKEAAQVNELAVQQFEAELLSVKSRRIEVLQQIVALENRINFLAGRFPQQVDRDTSFFASQSLPLMKAGIPGALLGNRPDIRQAEWELAATKADLRAARAAFYPAFTISGGFGMQAYRTALLFAFPESIAYSLIGGLTGPILNRRSINAEFSRSSALQQEALLNYQKTVTRGFLEVDQEMKRIRHLDQIYVLKSREKEVLSGSIAVSAELFRTGRANYLEVLITRQNALRSNIELINTRRNQYFSAINLYKALGGGWE; via the coding sequence ATGATACGATTCCATTTTCGTTTGAAGCTGTTCGTTACCATGGCCCTCATGATGTGGCTGCTGGCAAGTGGCTGCCGGGTTCCTGCTTTAACGCAGGCAGATGAGAAGCTGCCCATGCCCTCCGCATATGACAACAGCGCCGATACATCGAACAGCGCTGACCTTGGCCGGAAACTCTTCTACGCATCTCCACACCTTGATGCACTGCTCGATACGGTGTTGAAGAATAACTATGACCTGAAGATTGCCATGCAACGGATCCAGGCCGCACAGGCAACTGTGCTGCAATCCAGGGGAATGTTGCTGCCGCAGGTCAATGCAACAGGCAGTCCCAGCCTCAGGAAATTCGGGCTCTACACGATGGATGGCGCGGGTAATATCGTGACCGATATCGAGCCCGGCAAACTGGTCCCGGAAAACCTGCCCGATTACTACCTCGGTATCCAGACCTCCTGGGAGATCGATGTATGGGGCAAACTCAAAAACAGGAAGAAGGCTGCGGTTGCACGGGTCCTGGCTACTACAGAAGGAAAGAACCTGGTTCAGACCACATTGATCGCAGAAACCGCTGCGGCCTATTATGAATTGATGGCGGAAGACCAGGTGCTTCGGGTGCTGGATGAGACCATCCTGTTGCAGGAGCAGGCCGTCCAGACAGCCCGGATCCAGAAGGAAGCCGCACAGGTCAATGAACTGGCGGTGCAGCAGTTTGAGGCAGAGTTGCTCAGTGTAAAAAGCAGGCGCATTGAAGTGTTGCAACAGATCGTAGCATTGGAGAACCGCATTAATTTTCTTGCAGGCAGGTTCCCGCAGCAGGTCGATCGCGATACCTCATTTTTTGCCAGCCAGTCCCTGCCTTTGATGAAGGCCGGGATACCGGGGGCATTATTAGGCAACCGGCCCGATATCAGGCAGGCCGAATGGGAACTGGCAGCTACCAAAGCTGACCTGCGTGCAGCCCGTGCGGCATTTTATCCCGCATTCACAATCAGTGGTGGCTTTGGTATGCAGGCATATAGGACCGCTCTCTTGTTTGCCTTCCCTGAATCTATTGCCTACAGCCTGATCGGTGGACTAACCGGACCGATCCTGAACAGGAGATCGATCAACGCCGAATTCTCCAGGTCTTCTGCTTTGCAACAGGAGGCTTTACTCAACTACCAGAAGACAGTGACCAGGGGCTTCCTTGAGGTGGACCAGGAAATGAAGAGGATCCGCCACCTCGACCAAATCTATGTGTTGAAATCCAGGGAAAAAGAGGTCTTGTCCGGATCGATCGCAGTATCTGCAGAATTGTTCCGGACCGGAAGGGCCAACTATCTTGAGGTGCTGATTACCCGGCAGAATGCACTACGCTCCAATATTGAATTGATCAATACGCGCAGGAACCAATACTTCTCCGCCATTAACCTGTATAAAGCTTTAGGCGGCGGATGGGAATGA
- a CDS encoding YybH family protein, with translation MTDEIATIKSISATRAKAFNNGDSRGIAIYFTDEAFLMAPGGPTKRGRQEIAAYYQSIFDEYHTELESGYEDVKVDGNLAYGRGFAKVKLTGKKDGKVSISTAKYLNILEKQPDGTWLTTHDICNGNE, from the coding sequence ATGACTGACGAAATTGCTACCATAAAATCCATTAGTGCAACGCGGGCGAAGGCCTTTAACAATGGTGACTCAAGGGGTATTGCGATCTATTTCACCGACGAGGCTTTTTTAATGGCGCCGGGTGGTCCGACTAAAAGAGGCCGGCAGGAAATTGCCGCTTATTATCAGTCCATTTTTGATGAATACCATACTGAATTGGAGAGTGGCTATGAAGACGTGAAAGTGGACGGCAACCTGGCCTATGGCCGTGGCTTCGCTAAAGTAAAGCTGACCGGAAAGAAAGATGGTAAGGTGAGTATTTCCACAGCCAAATACCTGAATATTTTGGAGAAGCAACCCGATGGCACCTGGTTAACCACCCATGATATCTGTAATGGGAATGAATAA
- a CDS encoding class I SAM-dependent methyltransferase — MKDFWNERYSGKDYIYGEEPNQFFADQINPLKAATIILPCEGEGRNAVYAATRGWTVHAFDASTAGQAKALQLAGKRGVSIHYTVEDAGKITYPENSADVVAFIFAHFPESNRKQIHL; from the coding sequence ATGAAAGACTTCTGGAACGAACGCTATAGTGGGAAGGACTACATTTATGGGGAAGAACCCAACCAGTTTTTTGCGGATCAAATCAATCCATTAAAAGCTGCTACCATTATTTTACCCTGCGAAGGTGAGGGACGAAATGCGGTATATGCAGCAACCCGGGGCTGGACAGTTCATGCTTTTGACGCAAGTACGGCAGGGCAGGCGAAAGCTTTGCAACTGGCAGGAAAAAGAGGTGTTTCTATTCATTACACAGTTGAAGATGCCGGCAAAATCACCTACCCTGAAAACAGTGCGGATGTTGTTGCTTTTATTTTTGCCCACTTTCCGGAATCTAACCGAAAACAAATTCATCTATAA
- a CDS encoding glycosylase has protein sequence MSKLSSFIPGMLLVILFASCKSTYTAATVSDAKMEQVYQAIKTPFKYGIVFRHPDSTKMMDSPSVFRWKDHWCMTYIIFDGRGYETWLAESDDLINWTSKGRILSFTDAGWDANQKAGYMALLDTKWGGSYAPAAFNGKYWMSYLGGSVSGYEAGQLGVGIANTTDPGAALEWQRLPNHVLSANDPDARWFDNKTIFKSTIIKDKKKQTGHPYVMYYNAAGDTASYESIGMAVSDDMVNWKRYGKDPVISRYKNGTICGDAQITKIGKLYVMFYFGAFWHGDQHAYERFACSYDLVHWTDWTGADLIRPTEPYDKDFAHKPFVVKWKGIVYHFYNAVGQHGRVIALATSSPIK, from the coding sequence ATGAGTAAGCTTTCTTCATTCATACCCGGTATGCTGCTGGTTATCCTCTTTGCTTCCTGCAAAAGCACCTATACTGCTGCAACAGTTTCTGATGCAAAAATGGAACAGGTCTACCAGGCTATTAAGACACCCTTCAAGTATGGCATTGTTTTCCGCCATCCGGACTCCACCAAAATGATGGATAGTCCATCTGTCTTTCGCTGGAAGGACCATTGGTGCATGACCTATATCATCTTCGATGGCCGTGGCTATGAAACCTGGCTGGCTGAAAGCGATGACCTGATCAACTGGACCTCAAAGGGCCGCATTCTCTCCTTCACCGATGCTGGATGGGATGCCAACCAGAAAGCGGGCTATATGGCACTACTCGATACGAAATGGGGCGGAAGCTATGCTCCCGCTGCTTTCAATGGAAAATACTGGATGTCTTATCTCGGTGGCTCAGTGTCCGGATATGAAGCCGGACAACTTGGTGTTGGGATCGCCAATACAACCGACCCGGGCGCGGCCCTGGAATGGCAACGGTTACCTAACCATGTCTTGTCGGCGAACGATCCCGATGCGCGCTGGTTTGATAACAAGACGATCTTTAAGAGCACTATCATTAAAGACAAAAAAAAGCAAACGGGCCATCCCTATGTGATGTACTATAATGCCGCCGGTGATACGGCCAGCTATGAAAGCATTGGCATGGCAGTCTCTGATGATATGGTCAACTGGAAGCGATACGGAAAAGATCCCGTGATCAGCCGGTATAAGAATGGTACGATCTGTGGCGATGCACAGATCACTAAGATCGGGAAGCTGTACGTGATGTTTTATTTCGGCGCCTTCTGGCATGGTGACCAGCATGCCTATGAACGTTTCGCCTGCTCTTATGACCTGGTCCACTGGACCGATTGGACCGGTGCCGACCTTATTCGTCCAACTGAACCTTACGATAAAGACTTTGCACACAAACCATTTGTGGTTAAATGGAAAGGCATTGTTTATCATTTTTATAATGCAGTTGGTCAGCATGGCCGCGTGATCGCTTTAGCAACATCTTCCCCAATAAAATAA
- a CDS encoding YidH family protein — MDDQKKQGKPTDHLANERTFLAWVRTSIGIMAFGFVVVKFSLFVKQISLILGKEQIVHTKGYSGMIGIALVGVGTITAALSFIRYKQIERQLDAGYYKNTTLLITLLTAFIFLVSILLIVYLVDSIV; from the coding sequence ATGGATGATCAAAAAAAGCAGGGCAAACCAACGGATCACTTAGCAAATGAACGCACATTCCTGGCGTGGGTGCGGACTAGTATCGGTATCATGGCATTTGGCTTTGTTGTCGTTAAGTTTTCGTTATTTGTAAAACAGATTTCCCTCATCCTGGGTAAAGAACAAATTGTTCATACGAAAGGATATTCCGGCATGATTGGTATAGCTCTTGTAGGTGTAGGAACAATTACTGCAGCGCTTTCCTTTATCAGGTATAAGCAGATTGAAAGACAGCTGGATGCCGGTTATTACAAGAATACCACCTTGCTGATCACACTGCTGACAGCATTTATTTTTTTAGTCAGCATATTGCTCATCGTTTACCTGGTAGATAGTATTGTATAA